A window of Nonomuraea angiospora genomic DNA:
CCCAGCATCACGCAGGCCAGGCCGCATGCGACGATGACGATCCCCGTGATGACGTTGTTGATGATCGTCCCGGCGCTGGCCGTGTGCGGAGGCAGCACCCACGGGGCGATGATCGTCCACACTCCGATGACCGGTACGACGAACGCCAGCCCGTGGATCCGGCCGTACGCCGCGGCTATCCCGGCCGCCAGCAGCGCCAGGGCGATACCGGTGATCAGATTGTTGACGGTCAGGGTCGAGCGCCCGAAGAACCCCACCACCCATGGCGAGATGGCGAGATAGAGACCGCTCAGGAACGTCAGCCCGCTGACGGACTGTCCCGACGGGCTCTGCGCAGCCATGTCGTACTGAGCTCTCAGGGCCGCTATGTCTGGGTGCTGACCCATGTCTAGTTTCGGATGGAGTGGACTATCAGCCATGTCCCACACCACCTTCCCCATACCGCGTGGAGGTTTGAATACGTAACCCCTTCCCCCACGGTCACGCCAACGCGCCCGCCCGGGTCAACCTTTCCCCAAATCGCTTGGGGCGCCTATGACGGTGAGCAGCAGCCGTCCGCGCAACCGTCCGGCGCGGCGCCGGCGGGCACGGCGCAGCAGGCGTCCCCGCGCCAGGCGCCGCGCCCTTCCCTGACCGCGACCGCGGCGATGACGAGGGCGGCGATCGGGTCGGCCCAGGACCAGCCGAAGGCGCTGTTGAGCGCGAGCCCGGCCAGGAGCACCCCCGACAGGTAGGTGCACAGCAGGGTCTGCTTGGAGCCGGCCACGGCCGAGGCCGAGCCCAGCTCACGACCGGCGCGGCGCTGGGCGTACGACAGGAACGGCATGACGACCAGGGACAGGGCGGCCAGGATCAGGCCCGGGGTGGAGTGCCCGGCCTCCCCCGCGCCGAGCAGGGAGCGCACGGCGTCGACGGTGACGTAGGCGGCCAGGGCGAAGAAGGAGATCGCGATGACGCGCAGCGCGGCCCGCTCGCGACGTTCGTGGTCGGCGGCGGAGAACTGCCAGGCCACCGCGGCGGCGGAGGCGACCTCGACGATCGAGTCCAGCCCGAAGCCGATGAGCGCGGTGGAGGAGGCGATGGTCCCCGCGGTGATGGCGACGACGGCCTCGATCACGTTGTAGGTGATGGTGGCGGCGACCAGCAGCCGGATCCGGCGCCGGAGCACGGCGCGGCGGGCCGGCGCCGGGCCCAGGCTCTGTGCGGTCACGCCGGCTTCTCCCCTGCCCGGGCGGGGCGCAGGGTGACCGCGTGGCCCGTGGCGGCCAGCAGCTGCTCGGCGGAGGCCAGCAGGTCCATCAGCTCGGGCCGGGTCAGGGAGTAGAACGACTGGCGGCCTTCGGCCCGATAGTCCACCAGGTCGCAGTCGCGCAGGCAGGCCAGGTGCTTGGAGACCGTGGACTGGGCCAGCCCGAGCTCGGCCGTCAGGTCCACCACGCGCGCCTCGCCCCTGGCCAGGCGCTGCACGATGCGCAGCCGGGTCTCGTCGGCCAGCGAGTGGAACAGCGCCGCCGCCGGCGGGACCCCGGCGGCGATGTCGGTGCTGACACAGCGGCCACCGTCAGTATCAATCGCCATATCGCGATGATAGCGCCGAATCGCGATCGCAGTAAGCGCTGGGCACCGCCGGCAAGCTCGCCGTCACGATCCGAGCGAGCAGGCGGCCCTGGTGGGCAGGGGTCCCTCATGCCGGAACTCCCCGACGTGGAGGGCTTCCGCCAGGTGCTGTCGGAGCACACCGGCGAGCCGATCAGGGCCGTACGCGTCCGCGACCCCGGGGTCCTGCGCGGCGTCGGCGCCGGGCGGCTTGCAGCCGCGCTGTGCGGGCACCGGTTCGAGCGGCCGCGGCGGCACGGCAAGTGGCTGATCGCGCCCGCCGGCGGGCCGGTGCTGATGCTGCACTTCGGCATGACGGGCTCGCTGTCCTGGCACTCCCCCGAGGAGCCGTGGCACCGGCACGACCGGGTCGTCTGGCGGTTCGACGACGGCGAGCTGCGCTACCGCGACATGCGCAAACTCCAGGGCATCCGCCTCGCCGACGACGAGGCCCAGGCCGAGCGGGTGCTCGGCGGGCTCGGCCCGGACGCGCGCGAGGTGTCGTACGCGTGCTTCGGCAGGCTGCTGTCGGGCCGCCGGGGACGGCTCAAGCCGGCCCTTCTCGACCAGGCGTTCCTCGCCGGGCTGGGCAACCTGCTCGCCGACGAGATCTGCTGGCACGCCGGCGTCAATCCCCTGCGCGC
This region includes:
- a CDS encoding SPW repeat protein, whose amino-acid sequence is MAAQSPSGQSVSGLTFLSGLYLAISPWVVGFFGRSTLTVNNLITGIALALLAAGIAAAYGRIHGLAFVVPVIGVWTIIAPWVLPPHTASAGTIINNVITGIVIVACGLACVMLGTMSLHRR
- a CDS encoding cation transporter codes for the protein MTAQSLGPAPARRAVLRRRIRLLVAATITYNVIEAVVAITAGTIASSTALIGFGLDSIVEVASAAAVAWQFSAADHERRERAALRVIAISFFALAAYVTVDAVRSLLGAGEAGHSTPGLILAALSLVVMPFLSYAQRRAGRELGSASAVAGSKQTLLCTYLSGVLLAGLALNSAFGWSWADPIAALVIAAVAVREGRGAWRGDACCAVPAGAAPDGCADGCCSPS
- a CDS encoding ArsR/SmtB family transcription factor, with product MAIDTDGGRCVSTDIAAGVPPAAALFHSLADETRLRIVQRLARGEARVVDLTAELGLAQSTVSKHLACLRDCDLVDYRAEGRQSFYSLTRPELMDLLASAEQLLAATGHAVTLRPARAGEKPA
- a CDS encoding Fpg/Nei family DNA glycosylase is translated as MPELPDVEGFRQVLSEHTGEPIRAVRVRDPGVLRGVGAGRLAAALCGHRFERPRRHGKWLIAPAGGPVLMLHFGMTGSLSWHSPEEPWHRHDRVVWRFDDGELRYRDMRKLQGIRLADDEAQAERVLGGLGPDAREVSYACFGRLLSGRRGRLKPALLDQAFLAGLGNLLADEICWHAGVNPLRAAGGLDEAERAALYGAMRRVLRVSIRARCVPARDTWLTGARDEPGGPCPRCGTPLSRGRVGGRTTVWCPGCQPL